The Ferviditalea candida region TCATACAGCAAAACCGTGGTGGCCATCGCGACGTTCAGCGATTCCGCTTGCCCGTGCATCGGAATTTTGATATGTGTATCCGCGTATTGGGCCGCCTCCGCCGATACGCCGCCGGCTTCATTGCCGACCAGAAACCAGGTTCTGCGGGTGAAGTCCGCCTCATAACAGGACATTTGCGCTTGAAGGCTCGTATTGACGATCTGGATGGGCTCGGATTGCATAGAGTGGAGCAGCTGCGGCAAATCCGCTTCCACAACTGGGATGTGAAAGAGAGATCCCATAGTGGAGCGCACAGTCTTCGGATTATAGACATCTACAGTACCTTGTCCCACGATAACGGCATCGGCGCCGACTGCATCCGCGCTGCGGATGATCGTGCCCAGATTGCCCGGGTCCTGAACCCCGTCGACAAGAACTGCGAGCGACGGTTCCGATTTCAGCAGCGTCTCCAACGGTATCCCCGGTTTCTCAATGACCGCGCATACCCCCTGCGGACTCCGCGCATCCGTAATTTTGGACAGCACCGCTTCAGCCACACCGAATATTTCTAAAGGACGGCCGCTTTCTATCATGCCCCTATCGACTTCATCAGGAAACCCCCGTTCCAGCGAATAGATCAAGGCCTCGATACGAGCTCCCGACGCAAGGGCCTCCTGCACCAGATGAATGCCCTCGGTGAGAAATTTCTCCTGCTTGTCTCTCCCCTTTTTGGTCATAAGCTCCGCCCATTGCTTTACCTTGGGATTATTTACCGAACGAATTTCCATCTTCATCGATCCGAGAACGAAACCTCAAAATTGTGCAGAGCCTCGTTCTTCCCAATGACGACCAATACATCGTTGGGTCTGATGACATCATCCGCGTGGGGAGCTATGTTCATTTTTCCGTCACCCTTTATGGCCATTACGTTGCAGCCGTATTTGGCGCGGATATCCAACTGTCGGAGCGTTTTTCCGGCCATCTGATGGGAAACCCCGATTTCGACGATGCTGTAATCCTCAGATAATTCAATATGATCCAGAATGTTGGGAGAGATCAGGTTATGAGCAACCCGTTGCCCCATATCCCTTTCCGGGTAGATCACTTTATCAGCGCCGATTTTGGCCAACACTTTTCCGTGCAATTCATTCTGCGCTTTTACAATCAGCATGGAAACGCCCATGTCTTTCAAGATCAAGGAGGTTAATATGCTGGATTGGATGTCCTCGCCGATCGCCACCACCACGACGTCAAAATTGCGTATACCCAGCGCGCGCAAGGCATCTTCATCCGTGGAATCCGCCTGGACGGCATGAGTGACCATGTTGACAACCTCTTGGGTTCGGGTTTCATTCGAATCGATGGCAAGCACCTCAAAACCCAGATTGTACAGAGTTTTGGCCACACTGGAGCCAAATCGGCCCATACCGATGACTGCAAATTGCTTCTTCATTGTTATTTCCTCCAGCAACCCAGTTAGGGCCAATAAGATTCATCACATATTATAGCATACTTTTGGAACGTTAACCCAACAGGACAAAAATCAATACCGGGCATGAGCTTCCTAAAAATTGCGCATATTAAATACGGTACACATACACATAGGAGGTCAACCCATGAATTTGAATTTGCGCCAGGCGATTATTCAGCGTGTTCAAGGCAAAGACGAAGCTGAACTGCTCGATATTATAGACGGCTCCATCGATACGGATGAACGGACGCTGCCCGGACTCGGCGTGCTCTTCGAAATCATCTGGAAACATTGCGAGCAGAACACAAGAGAAGAACTTGTCCTGACATTGAAGGAGCACCTTGCATAATTTTTGCGTTCTTTAATCCAATCGGGACGATTCAAGCTTAACTTTACAGTCCCTATTTTTCGATAGTTCCGGCATTGTTATGCAGTTCTGGCATCCGTGCAAAATGCTTAAAGCATCCGGTCCTTGATTGTAAATAAACGAAAGACCCTGCGGACTTCTCGCAGGGTTGCATTTTCATCGCGTTTAAGATTGCCGCGATTGAGGTCAAGGCGCTTGCTCCAGAAATTGCAGCGTCGGGTTCTTCTCCATCGACGTCCGCATGGCGTATTCATTTTCAAACAGCGCAACATAATCGCCTCTCTTATCTTTAACCAGCATCGAATTGATCCGGAATTTGCCGGGATCAACCTCCCCGACAACCCATCGGGCATACTGGAACGGCTGGCGGTGCAGCTCGACATCGACACCGTATTCCCCTTTCATCCGATGCTCGAAGACTTCGAATTGAAGCTGTCCGACAACCCCCAGGATAATATCCTCGAAGCCGATCGTTTTGAAAACCTGGATCGTTCCTTCCTCCGTCAATTGGTCAATGCCCTTCTGATACTGCTTATGCTTCAAGGCATTCTTTACGACCACCTTGGCGAATAATTCGGGCGGGAACGTAGGCAGTTCGTTGAACACCCGGTCTTCACCCTGAGATAAGGAATCCCCGATCCGAAAAATGCCCGGATCGAACAATCCGATGATATCGCCGGGATATGCCGCATCCACAATCTCCCTGTCCTGCGCCAGAAACTGCTGCGGCTGAGACAGCTTGATCTCTTTGCCCGCGCGCACATGTTTAACCGACATTCCCCGCTCGAACTTGCCGGAGACGATCCGCAGAAATGCCACCCGGTCCCTGTGCGCAGGATTCATGTTCGCTTGGATTTTGAAAATATAACCGGAGAATTTCTCGTCGGTCGGCTGAATCTCTCCCTTGTCGCTGTTTCGGGAAGCAGGCTGCGGGGCCATCGCCAGAAAATTCTCCAGAAACGTCTGCACCCCGAAGTTGTTGACCGCGCTGCCGAAAAATACCGGCGTCAATTCGCCCCGCTGCACCTTCTCCTCATCGAACGGGTCCCCGGCGACATCCAAAAGCTCAAGCTCTTCCCCGGTATATTCAAACAAATAATCGCCCGCCATCTCCCGAATCAGCGGATCGCGGTAATCGGCGACCGGCTTGACATCGATCCGTTCATGGTCCTTCCCCTGATACAGCTCGACCTGAGTCTTGCGCCGGTCGTAAATTCCGCACAACTGCTTGCCCATGCCGATCGGCCAGTTCATCGGATAGGAGCGGATCCCGAGCACCTCTTCGATCTCTTCCAGCAGCTCAAACGGGTTGCGGCCTTCCCTATCCAGCTTGTTGATGAACGTAAAAATCGGAATGCCCCGCTTCCGGCAAACCTGAAACAGCTTCTTGGTCTGCTCCTCCACCCCTTTGGCGCAATCGATCAACATGACGGCGCTATCGGCTGCGGTCAGCGTCCGGTACGTGTCCTCGCTGAAATCCTGGTGACCGGGGGTATCGAGAATATTGATCCGGTGGCCCTTGTAATCGAACTGCAGGACGCTGGAGGTGACGGAAATGCCTCTTTGCTTTTCGATTTCCATCCAGTCGGAAGTGGCGTATTTGTTGGCTTTTCGCCCTTTGACCGTACCTGCAAGACGGATGGCTCCACCGAACAGCAGCAGCTTTTCGGTCAATGTCGTTTTACCTGCATCGGGATGCGAGATAATGGCGAACGTCCGTCTTTTTTGGACTTCCTGTTCCAATTCCTTCGTAATCGTTTTATTCATTTTGACAAATTCCTTTCAGTTTCCCAGCAGAAATGCCCGGGCCGGAGCCGCTTCGATCCCCTTGAGCTTAAGAGGAGCAACTACCAGCATATAAGTGCCCGGGGGTACATCCTTTAATCGCAATCCCTCAACAATGAGAATTTGGCGGGAAAACAAAGCTTTGTGCGTGGGATGGCCTTCCTGGCTTCGTTCGATCCCCAGCCCGTCGATTCCGACGCCTTTGATCATGCGTTCGGCCAGATATTCCGCGCCGTCCTCCCGAAGGTACACAAATCCGTAATCAAATTCCTCGGAAAAGGAATTTCTCGTTTTGAGCAGAACCCATTCTCCCGTTTGAAGCGCGTGCGGCTCCAAATCCCCGCGGCCGATGCTTTCCTCGACATGCGTCAGATCAATGACCCTGGCTGTGCTCACCAGCCGCTCCAAGGGGATTGTCTCGATCGTGTCTCCATTTTCCAACATATGCAGCGGCGCGTCGAGATGCGTTCCCGTGTGCGCATCCAGGCTGATTCTCGATTCATAAACCCTGCCGACGCTAAAATCGTGCATGACCCGGATTTCCGGCCGTTTTGAAGCCTTGTTCTTGTAGACCTGCATTTGATCATGAATCGACATGGAAATATCGTAGATCTTGAACATCGGACGTTACCTCCTCGGATTGTTGCTTGCAGCTGCAGCACGTTGCCTCAGCTCGGAGCCACCCAAATCAGCTCTCCTTCGCGCTGACCGTTCACCGGCCACCATTTGAAGCCGTCGCGCGCCAGCAGCTCCGCAGCCTCGGCAGGGCCCCACGAGCCTGCCGGATAGCGGATCAGCCTGTCCTTTCCCTCGGTCCATGCGGCAGCAATCGGATCGACAAATTCCCAAGCAAGTGCAACTTCATCCCAGCGGGTAAAGTAAGTGGAATCCCCGCGCACCGCATCGCAGAGCAGGCGCTCATAGGCTTCCGGCGTATTGATGCCGATGTTGCAGTTCTGGCAAAAATCCATGGCCACGGGTGTGATTTTGAAATCAGCCCCGGGATTTTTGGCGTTGAACTTGATGTAGATGCCTTCGACGGGATTGACGCGAAAAACCAGAAGATTCGGCTCCAGATTATGCTTTTTGGCCAAATACACATTGTCCGGCACGTTCTTGAATTCAACCACGACTTCCGTCGTTTTCGCCGGCAGCCGCTTGCCTGTCCGCACATAAAAAGGAACGCCCGACCAACGAAAATTATCGACGTACACTTTGGCGGCGAAATAAGTCGCCGTCTCCGACTGCGGATCGACCTTGTCTTCCTGGCGGTAGGCCCGCACCTTCTCCCCTTTGAAAGTGCCTTCCGCATACTGGCCGCGAACCACCATGCGGGCGACCTCATCGGGTGAGGAAAATTTGCGGATTGATCTCAGCACCTTGACCTTCTCATCG contains the following coding sequences:
- a CDS encoding TrmH family RNA methyltransferase, whose translation is MEIRSVNNPKVKQWAELMTKKGRDKQEKFLTEGIHLVQEALASGARIEALIYSLERGFPDEVDRGMIESGRPLEIFGVAEAVLSKITDARSPQGVCAVIEKPGIPLETLLKSEPSLAVLVDGVQDPGNLGTIIRSADAVGADAVIVGQGTVDVYNPKTVRSTMGSLFHIPVVEADLPQLLHSMQSEPIQIVNTSLQAQMSCYEADFTRRTWFLVGNEAGGVSAEAAQYADTHIKIPMHGQAESLNVAMATTVLLYEALRQRHYPTQINSYQSK
- a CDS encoding potassium channel family protein, with product MKKQFAVIGMGRFGSSVAKTLYNLGFEVLAIDSNETRTQEVVNMVTHAVQADSTDEDALRALGIRNFDVVVVAIGEDIQSSILTSLILKDMGVSMLIVKAQNELHGKVLAKIGADKVIYPERDMGQRVAHNLISPNILDHIELSEDYSIVEIGVSHQMAGKTLRQLDIRAKYGCNVMAIKGDGKMNIAPHADDVIRPNDVLVVIGKNEALHNFEVSFSDR
- the sspI gene encoding small acid-soluble spore protein SspI: MNLNLRQAIIQRVQGKDEAELLDIIDGSIDTDERTLPGLGVLFEIIWKHCEQNTREELVLTLKEHLA
- a CDS encoding peptide chain release factor 3; this translates as MNKTITKELEQEVQKRRTFAIISHPDAGKTTLTEKLLLFGGAIRLAGTVKGRKANKYATSDWMEIEKQRGISVTSSVLQFDYKGHRINILDTPGHQDFSEDTYRTLTAADSAVMLIDCAKGVEEQTKKLFQVCRKRGIPIFTFINKLDREGRNPFELLEEIEEVLGIRSYPMNWPIGMGKQLCGIYDRRKTQVELYQGKDHERIDVKPVADYRDPLIREMAGDYLFEYTGEELELLDVAGDPFDEEKVQRGELTPVFFGSAVNNFGVQTFLENFLAMAPQPASRNSDKGEIQPTDEKFSGYIFKIQANMNPAHRDRVAFLRIVSGKFERGMSVKHVRAGKEIKLSQPQQFLAQDREIVDAAYPGDIIGLFDPGIFRIGDSLSQGEDRVFNELPTFPPELFAKVVVKNALKHKQYQKGIDQLTEEGTIQVFKTIGFEDIILGVVGQLQFEVFEHRMKGEYGVDVELHRQPFQYARWVVGEVDPGKFRINSMLVKDKRGDYVALFENEYAMRTSMEKNPTLQFLEQAP
- a CDS encoding cyclase family protein, translating into MFKIYDISMSIHDQMQVYKNKASKRPEIRVMHDFSVGRVYESRISLDAHTGTHLDAPLHMLENGDTIETIPLERLVSTARVIDLTHVEESIGRGDLEPHALQTGEWVLLKTRNSFSEEFDYGFVYLREDGAEYLAERMIKGVGIDGLGIERSQEGHPTHKALFSRQILIVEGLRLKDVPPGTYMLVVAPLKLKGIEAAPARAFLLGN